The following are encoded in a window of SAR202 cluster bacterium genomic DNA:
- a CDS encoding HAMP domain-containing protein, whose amino-acid sequence MRKSAMLSRMLDRQRWVLLIALGFVAGAVALYAFYGLRAATPLLAVALILLALKLGAGGLAQLSARAPLSLRWKVSGTIFLMLGIFLAVSIAGLAAINYTHSEIHDIQGFRDISVQPVIARILEDTQGPQGELLRQMQARNGRMSAALDDLENTQHGILAWTPWIVFAGGLIAVGLGAALSSSLVRPLERMGEATRRIAGGNFSQPVHVPNRDEVGELAQSLNNAAQDLGRLQAALLAEERARSLQERIAQATLAQEEERRRISRELHDGLGPSLADLGNRLTVCRQLVRSDPLKAETGLDEAAILLRGHIGQIRELINQLRPLTLDQLGLIGALRQYIDRFSEESGIQASLTVAGAIPADSLTEVTIYRVVQESLTNVRKHAQARTARVSLRGSDGNVEIIVSDDGQGFDAEKAAVSKAKGIGLASMRERAELVGGAFTINSSPGGGCQTVLRIPARR is encoded by the coding sequence GACCGCCAAAGGTGGGTGCTGCTAATTGCTTTAGGCTTCGTCGCAGGCGCGGTGGCCCTGTACGCCTTCTACGGCCTGCGGGCTGCGACGCCGCTTCTGGCCGTCGCCCTCATTCTTCTGGCCCTCAAGCTGGGCGCCGGAGGGCTGGCCCAGCTGAGCGCCCGCGCTCCACTGAGCCTCCGATGGAAGGTTTCGGGCACCATCTTCCTGATGCTAGGTATCTTCCTGGCGGTCTCCATCGCCGGCCTCGCCGCCATTAACTACACCCATAGCGAAATCCATGACATTCAAGGATTCCGCGACATATCGGTGCAGCCCGTGATAGCCCGCATCCTGGAGGACACGCAGGGTCCCCAGGGCGAACTGCTCAGGCAAATGCAGGCCCGAAACGGACGGATGTCCGCCGCCCTTGATGACTTGGAGAACACCCAGCACGGCATCCTCGCCTGGACACCTTGGATCGTTTTCGCGGGCGGTCTCATCGCGGTTGGCCTTGGCGCCGCCCTCTCCTCCTCCCTCGTCCGCCCCCTCGAAAGGATGGGCGAGGCGACCCGCAGGATCGCCGGCGGCAACTTCTCCCAACCCGTTCACGTGCCAAATCGAGACGAGGTAGGCGAGTTGGCCCAAAGCCTCAACAACGCGGCCCAAGACCTGGGCCGCCTCCAAGCGGCCCTCCTGGCAGAAGAACGCGCTCGGTCCCTCCAGGAGCGTATCGCCCAGGCCACCTTGGCCCAGGAGGAGGAGCGACGGCGTATCTCCCGCGAACTGCACGATGGCCTGGGCCCTTCCCTGGCGGACCTGGGCAACCGCCTCACCGTCTGCCGGCAGTTAGTCCGCTCCGACCCCTTAAAAGCGGAAACCGGCCTGGATGAGGCCGCCATCCTGCTGCGGGGCCACATCGGACAGATTCGGGAGCTTATCAACCAGCTCAGGCCCTTAACCCTGGACCAGTTGGGACTGATTGGCGCCCTCCGTCAATACATTGACCGATTCAGCGAAGAGTCCGGAATTCAAGCCTCCCTTACAGTAGCGGGCGCTATCCCCGCGGACTCTCTGACCGAGGTGACCATATACCGTGTGGTGCAGGAAAGCCTGACCAACGTGCGAAAGCACGCCCAGGCCAGGACCGCCCGGGTATCCCTTCGCGGCTCCGACGGCAATGTCGAAATCATCGTGTCCGACGACGGCCAGGGCTTCGATGCGGAAAAGGCCGCCGTATCTAAAGCTAAAGGCATTGGCCTCGCCAGTATGCGGGAGCGGGCGGAACTGGTCGGCGGCGCCTTTACAATTAATAGCAGCCCCGGCGGCGGATGTCAGACCGTCCTCCGCATCCCGGCTAGAAGGTAA
- a CDS encoding response regulator transcription factor — MDVIRILVADDHTLFRKGLRSLLESMFGLEVVGEATAGPEAVALAEKLVPDVVLMDIKMPGLSGIEATKQIIQENSHIGIILVTMFDDAESVYSGMRAGARGYVLKGAEPQELRHAIEAAYRGEVLLNPAIASKLLRRFHPADQPRQAGIPYEELTPRELEVLRLAAEGLSNKEIAHKLVLSEKTIKNRISNIFAKLRVNDRTQAVLHALRTGLVRLPDENPS; from the coding sequence TTGGACGTTATACGCATTCTGGTGGCCGATGACCACACCCTCTTCCGCAAGGGCCTTCGCTCGCTGCTGGAGAGCATGTTCGGCTTGGAGGTGGTGGGGGAAGCGACGGCTGGCCCGGAGGCTGTGGCCCTGGCTGAAAAGCTTGTTCCTGACGTTGTGCTAATGGATATAAAGATGCCCGGCCTCAGCGGCATTGAGGCCACCAAGCAGATAATTCAAGAAAACTCGCACATCGGCATCATCCTGGTGACCATGTTTGACGACGCGGAGTCCGTCTACTCCGGTATGCGGGCGGGCGCGCGAGGATACGTTCTAAAGGGCGCCGAACCCCAGGAGCTGCGGCACGCCATTGAGGCCGCCTACCGTGGCGAGGTCCTTTTGAACCCTGCCATTGCCTCCAAGCTGCTGCGCCGCTTCCACCCCGCCGACCAGCCTCGCCAGGCCGGCATCCCCTACGAGGAGCTTACCCCCAGAGAGCTGGAAGTCCTCCGGCTGGCCGCCGAAGGGCTGAGCAACAAAGAGATCGCCCACAAGCTGGTACTCAGCGAAAAGACTATAAAAAACCGAATCAGCAACATCTTCGCTAAGCTCCGCGTCAACGACAGGACCCAGGCCGTCCTCCACGCCCTCCGCACCGGCCTCGTCCGCCTCCCCGACGAAAACCCCAGCTAA